The Desulfosporosinus acidiphilus SJ4 genome has a window encoding:
- a CDS encoding cell wall-binding repeat-containing protein has product MKAIKQKLLGGIVTILTLVCVLLPAKTVAASNQIDPSMTRIYGNDRYETAAKVAEVGWAGTSNYAILSAGMDANLIDALTVSPLAAKLNAPILLTEGDSLNNFARQELTRLGVKKVYITSGAGVIHQQVIDQVKAIPTVTDVEVLGGIDASQTSVNVANELAKLGVPISKAIVVGGNGVDALSVSSIAGAQDIPILYSPGKTLSGYVSAYLNGIKSVLTKTYIIGGTGVISNTAASQLSGTVERVAGQDKYDTNIQVLQAFAGILKYKNTYLANGDTLVDALAVSPLAAKSGSPILLTSQTLPSASVSYAQANLSPNVIALGGEVVVPSSDLTQLSSQQVISQDGTTQGATDSTNRSQINSALKITGNSVILNNSAANDSIYIQGNNDTLNNVETKGTIFVDVDSIGTVNLENVTAANIVILSGASNSIDLQDVTSNSLIDASGASVYLISSGTTNISQTIFTSSANVDTTGGGSFGQITISNASQLDPTPSVEFTGTFTQPPITVNDSASVVVAPNASVANVVVAAENSSQTVTLQGPFTNVTVTSPSAIQLGSNTRVQSLTNNSKTSITVQTLVNNSPTNIAVPSLSSITGLNTGVAVVYNGEDSGASSNQYGNDFYIGQLGYGTHQHFEAGGDDAGGKYFNSTGASNATQIYGYWLISGMSMAPAGASATAWGQQQAQAADKAFNDMSQYYGSKVKLVLFADVEAIGGGLDAQDYTNNQAIYTAFVNWLKQNSTVKPGTYSSPHEWNTQTMGTNFVPLTPGNYWVADYPGGTPDQSILTTSNQYWVEFPQTSEQAQIWQFEGTPDYDVASFLPG; this is encoded by the coding sequence ATGAAAGCAATTAAACAAAAATTACTTGGTGGGATTGTGACGATTTTAACATTGGTTTGTGTCTTGCTGCCGGCTAAAACGGTGGCGGCAAGTAATCAGATAGATCCGAGTATGACACGTATCTATGGCAATGATCGATATGAAACAGCTGCCAAAGTAGCCGAAGTGGGCTGGGCAGGAACTTCTAATTATGCAATCTTATCTGCCGGCATGGATGCAAATCTAATAGACGCTTTGACAGTAAGTCCGCTTGCGGCCAAGCTTAATGCACCGATATTGCTAACTGAAGGAGACTCCTTAAATAACTTTGCCCGGCAAGAACTAACTCGACTCGGCGTTAAAAAGGTCTATATCACAAGCGGTGCCGGCGTTATTCATCAACAAGTCATAGACCAAGTAAAGGCCATTCCAACGGTAACAGATGTGGAAGTACTTGGCGGGATTGATGCCTCACAAACCTCGGTAAATGTAGCGAATGAACTGGCCAAACTGGGGGTACCTATCAGTAAGGCAATTGTTGTCGGCGGAAATGGCGTAGATGCCCTATCGGTATCATCAATTGCGGGAGCCCAAGATATTCCTATTCTATACTCCCCCGGAAAGACTCTCTCCGGCTATGTGAGCGCCTACTTAAATGGTATAAAATCCGTTCTCACTAAAACCTATATTATTGGCGGGACCGGAGTCATCAGTAATACAGCAGCATCCCAACTATCCGGCACGGTTGAACGAGTAGCTGGTCAAGATAAATATGATACCAATATACAGGTTTTGCAGGCCTTTGCCGGTATTTTGAAATACAAAAATACTTATTTGGCCAATGGAGACACACTCGTTGATGCTTTAGCTGTTTCACCACTGGCAGCCAAAAGCGGATCACCGATCCTCTTAACATCACAAACCTTGCCCTCTGCAAGCGTGTCCTATGCCCAAGCCAATTTATCTCCTAATGTGATCGCCTTGGGGGGGGAAGTTGTTGTTCCTTCCAGTGATCTCACTCAGCTATCATCTCAGCAGGTTATTAGTCAAGATGGCACGACCCAAGGGGCGACAGACTCGACGAATCGAAGTCAAATTAATTCAGCACTCAAAATAACAGGTAATAGTGTAATCTTAAACAACTCAGCTGCCAACGATAGCATCTATATTCAAGGTAATAATGACACGTTAAACAATGTAGAGACGAAAGGAACAATATTTGTCGATGTTGATTCAATAGGGACGGTCAATCTGGAAAATGTAACGGCGGCCAATATTGTTATCCTCTCCGGAGCTTCCAACAGCATTGATCTTCAGGATGTGACGTCTAATTCACTGATTGATGCAAGCGGCGCCAGTGTCTACCTGATATCAAGCGGGACAACAAACATATCCCAGACAATATTTACCTCGTCAGCCAATGTTGATACTACAGGCGGGGGATCCTTTGGTCAAATAACCATCTCCAATGCCTCGCAATTAGACCCAACTCCTTCTGTAGAATTCACAGGAACGTTTACGCAGCCGCCCATCACTGTTAATGATTCAGCTTCCGTTGTAGTGGCCCCTAATGCAAGCGTTGCCAATGTCGTTGTGGCTGCAGAAAATTCAAGTCAAACCGTTACGCTGCAAGGTCCATTCACCAATGTAACAGTAACCAGCCCGTCCGCTATACAACTTGGCAGTAATACAAGGGTACAATCCTTGACCAACAACTCCAAAACAAGCATCACTGTACAGACATTGGTCAATAATTCGCCCACAAACATTGCAGTACCATCATTGTCTTCAATCACCGGCCTCAATACCGGCGTCGCAGTCGTCTACAACGGCGAAGATTCCGGCGCGAGTTCCAACCAATATGGAAATGACTTTTATATTGGACAATTAGGTTATGGAACACATCAGCATTTTGAAGCAGGCGGCGATGATGCAGGCGGGAAGTATTTTAACAGTACAGGTGCTTCAAATGCCACGCAAATCTACGGTTATTGGTTAATATCGGGCATGAGTATGGCCCCGGCGGGAGCTTCGGCAACAGCCTGGGGACAACAACAAGCACAAGCGGCAGACAAGGCATTTAATGATATGAGTCAGTATTACGGCTCAAAAGTGAAACTTGTTCTCTTTGCGGATGTTGAAGCCATCGGCGGCGGTTTGGATGCTCAAGACTATACCAATAATCAAGCAATCTATACGGCCTTTGTCAATTGGCTAAAGCAAAACAGTACGGTAAAACCAGGCACCTATTCCAGCCCCCACGAATGGAATACTCAAACCATGGGAACAAATTTTGTACCGCTCACGCCCGGAAATTATTGGGTGGCAGATTATCCGGGGGGCACACCCGATCAAAGCATTCTGACTACATCTAATCAGTATTGGGTAGAATTCCCTCAAACGAGCGAACAAGCTCAAATCTGGCAATTCGAGGGCACACCGGATTATGACGTGGCCAGCTTTTTACCGGGCTAA
- a CDS encoding cell wall-binding repeat-containing protein produces the protein MKKNIKLATVITTCALLLFSFAGSVQAAPTYNRYAGQDRFQTSIAIARQEFQGQQVQNVILASAYSFPDALAASTLATKQQAPIILVGTTMQDSLASLNFIKNHMTSGGAVTIVGGTAVVPRKVEDWLLNAGYTVTRLGGTDRFATDALIVKSLNVTTGSPIVIASGYDFPDALGVASIAASKGWPILLCGPNQLPQTVKDFVTSDQPSDIYIVGGTFVLHNSIQTELQSAAPNAQIQRFGGQDRFETLSQILYKFYPNPTQIYLANGFDFADALSGSTLAAQNNAPILLVDPKAKALPPAIRDYLITLRTTGVTPQVNVLGGNIGLPDWVIDRVNARLGIGNSSITPTPPTTTTSSAIQLPLNN, from the coding sequence CGTTATGCCGGACAAGACCGATTCCAAACATCCATAGCCATTGCTCGTCAGGAATTTCAGGGACAGCAAGTGCAAAATGTTATTCTTGCTTCTGCCTATAGTTTTCCAGATGCTTTAGCGGCCAGTACACTGGCGACAAAGCAACAAGCCCCCATTATCCTGGTAGGCACGACCATGCAGGACTCACTGGCCAGCTTGAACTTTATTAAGAACCATATGACATCTGGTGGAGCTGTTACGATTGTCGGGGGAACTGCCGTTGTTCCTCGAAAAGTTGAAGACTGGTTGCTAAATGCCGGTTATACCGTAACCCGTTTGGGAGGAACCGATCGTTTTGCAACCGATGCTCTTATTGTCAAGAGTCTCAATGTTACAACTGGATCTCCGATCGTCATTGCCAGCGGTTATGATTTCCCTGATGCTTTAGGTGTTGCTTCAATTGCTGCTAGCAAAGGATGGCCAATTCTATTATGCGGACCTAACCAACTGCCGCAAACTGTAAAGGATTTCGTTACCTCGGATCAACCATCGGATATTTATATTGTCGGCGGGACGTTTGTTTTGCACAATTCCATTCAAACGGAACTCCAAAGTGCTGCACCTAACGCCCAAATTCAAAGGTTTGGCGGACAGGATCGTTTCGAAACCTTATCTCAGATTTTGTATAAATTTTACCCTAATCCAACGCAGATCTACTTAGCGAATGGTTTCGATTTTGCCGATGCTCTTTCCGGCAGTACCTTAGCTGCACAAAACAATGCACCCATCTTATTAGTCGATCCTAAAGCCAAAGCGCTGCCACCTGCAATTCGCGATTATCTTATTACCCTCAGAACGACTGGAGTTACTCCGCAAGTTAATGTGTTGGGTGGAAACATAGGCTTACCTGACTGGGTAATCGATCGTGTTAATGCTCGTCTTGGGATCGGAAACAGTTCTATCACTCCTACCCCTCCTACAACAACGACCAGCAGTGCTATTCAGCTTCCACTTAACAACTAA